The genomic DNA GGTTGCCGCGCTCTTTGACGAAAAGGAAGCACGGGATCGCAAAGAGCAGGAACAGCAGCGCGATCATCAAAAACAAAAAGGGCTTGTCGCCGACGCCGAAGATCAATCCCAGGCCGACCGCGATGTACGAGCCGAGATAGCCGATGCCCACGCCGATCCCGCCGATCTTGCCGCGTGTCTCCTCGGTGCTGACCTCAGGCAGCAGCGCGTCGTAGAACTGAAGCCCGGCCTGATACGCGATATTGGCGATGATAAAGCAGATGATCGTGGAGTAGTAGCCCACCCGCGCCAGCAGCGCCGTGAAGGCCACGCAGATCAGCGTGCTGACGATCAGGAACGGCATTCGACGCGGCGTGCGATCGGTCATCGCGCCCAGCAGCGGCGAGACGACAAAGATGATCGCCATCGAGATCGCGGTGATGATGCCGTACGCCGAATCCGCTCGCTGCGGCCCAACCTGATCGCGGACCCAGAGCGAGAAGAAGAGCGAAACCACGCCCATCGAGAAGATCGTATTGGCGAGGTCGTAGAGCACCCAGCTTGCAACTGCGCGCCTGGTGATCACGTGTGGCCGCGCGGCTGCCGCAGTGGTGCCGGTGCGCGCCATTTGGGACTCGATCATGCCCAGTTTCCTTTGCTAGTGCGCCGAGAGGTAGGAGGCTAGGAGAACAAGGGAACAAGCGAACAAAAGAACAAAACGCACACCTTGCTTGTTCCTTTGTTTCTTTGTTTCTTTGTTTTCATCGTAGTGTAGCATACGGGCCGCAGGCTGAACAGCGGGCGATCTCCTGTGCCGGTGCGATCCAGATGGGCGATGCCGCCGCATGCCCCTGGTAGCGCCGCGCTTGCCTACTGCGCCACAAGACTGGCCGCGATGCGCAGCGCGCGCTCGAAGTGCCGGTCATGCTCCAGCATGTTCAGCTCGTCGCCGATCACCTGCTCAAGCGGCTGCGATGCAAGGCTCGCCATGCGCTCGATCGGCGTGCTGCCGGGCAGCGCGATCTCCGTTCTGAGGCAGCCAGTCTCCGGCCTGTGCTCGATGGCAAACTCAGCGTCGGCGCTGCGCAGCGTGACCCTGTGGATGCCCGCGCTGCCCTCGCGCTTCCGCAGCTCGATTGTCACCGCTGTCTGCCCGCTCCGCAGCGCGATCTGCTGATCGCCGGTCCAGGCAACTGCTCCATCCAGGCCGCTGGCGAGCCAGCCGACGAAGAGCAGCGCTGTGACATAATCGTGATCGTCGGGGGCGTGCTCGATCGTCACCTGCCGCAGACGGTACAGCTCAGGCGTGGCGCCGGGCATGTCGAAGCACTGGGCGGTCATTCGCCGCCAGGGTGTCAGCCGCGTCCAGTGCAGATCGGTGTAGGCGATGTGCGGCGCGTGCTGCGCGGCGTTGCGCGCCAGCGCTCGCAGCGTCGCGAACGGATTCTGCCAGGTCTGCGAGTCGACGATCACCCGATCGGCGATCTCGACGAAGCTATCGAAGATCGGCGCGGCAAAGGGTGGATCGCCGTGCCACCACAGGAAGACCGGCAATCCCGCGACGATCAGCGAGGCGGCCAGGCTCGGCAGTGGCGCGCCGCCACTGCCGCTGGTGATCGTGATCTGCTCGCCGCAGAGCTGCTTGCCGCTGTTGCCCAGGCGGCAGGCGATCGCGACGTTGGCGACTGGCGCTTGCTCGTCGTCGGTGACGATCATCGTGATCGTGCGGCCCGGATGCTGCACGGCGGCGATGTCGATCGCCCGGAGCGTATCGGCGTCGGCGTGGGCCGCAGGGACGAAGACCAGCAGGTTGAGCGTGCGCACCTGCATCACCGATGTTTCCGCGCCCTCGCCGTTGGCCTCGTTCCACAGCCGTTGCAGCACGCTTTCGATCTCGGACGGCCTGACAATATACGTCTCGTCCTGCGCAAAGCTCAGATCTGATCCGCTCATGGTCGTCTCCAGCGCCGTCCATCGGCTTCGAGCAGCCGGTCGGCAGCCTCCGGCCCCCAGGTTCCGGCCTCGTAGTTCGGGAAGTCTTCGGGCGGCACGCTCGCCCAGGTGCTCAAGATCGGCTCCACGATCGTCCAGGCGGCCTCGACCTCGTCGCGCCGCGCAAAGAGCGTGCTATCACCGAGCATCACGTCGAGCAGCAGCCGCTGATATGCCTCGGCGGGCGCGGTCGCAAACGCAGCGCCGTAGCGAAAATCCATGCCCACCGGACGATGCCGCGAGGTCTGGCCCGGCGCTTTGACCTCGAACTGGAGCGAGATGCCCTCGTCGGGCTGAATCCGCAGCGCCAGCACATTGGGCGTAGTCGGGCCGAAGAGCAGATGCGGCACCGGCTTGAACTGGATCGCGATCTCGCTGACGCGCTTGGGCAGGCGCTTGCCGGAGCGCAGATAGAAGGGCACGCTCTGCCAGCGCCAGGTATCGATGAAGAACTTGGCCGCGACATACGTCGCCGTGTGCGATTCGGGCGCGACCTTCGTCTCGTGGCGGTAGGCGGGCACGCGGCT from Herpetosiphonaceae bacterium includes the following:
- a CDS encoding glucose-6-phosphate dehydrogenase assembly protein OpcA, with product MSGSDLSFAQDETYIVRPSEIESVLQRLWNEANGEGAETSVMQVRTLNLLVFVPAAHADADTLRAIDIAAVQHPGRTITMIVTDDEQAPVANVAIACRLGNSGKQLCGEQITITSGSGGAPLPSLAASLIVAGLPVFLWWHGDPPFAAPIFDSFVEIADRVIVDSQTWQNPFATLRALARNAAQHAPHIAYTDLHWTRLTPWRRMTAQCFDMPGATPELYRLRQVTIEHAPDDHDYVTALLFVGWLASGLDGAVAWTGDQQIALRSGQTAVTIELRKREGSAGIHRVTLRSADAEFAIEHRPETGCLRTEIALPGSTPIERMASLASQPLEQVIGDELNMLEHDRHFERALRIAASLVAQ